TCAGTGATGTCATGAAGTCAAACAGCCCATCCGACACGCTAGAGAGGTCGATACTGGCAAGGTATAAAGTAGACAAGTTTTCAAAGTGACTGAGGGTCTTCATAGAAAATGAATTAAAGACATTACTAGAAAGGATCAATGTTTTGAGGGGAAGGTGGCCGAATATTTCCAAAAACTCCGCGTCCTCAACATTTTCAAAGTTGTTTTGTGCCAGTGACAGATATTCTATTGTGTCGTTTGCAAAAACTTTGTTGAAACCGGGTGATAACTGTCCTTTGAAGTTAATTCCACTTCCATCAAGGATAAGAACCCGCAAAGATGGATTTGTAAAGGTGTAGTCAGAAATAGCGAAAGAGTTAGCAACATTACACTGGTTACTCAGGACAAGAGTATTGAGCTTTGGAACGCTTGCAGCACTGAAGGGCTGACCAGTGTAGCCACCTATCATGTTGTTACTCAAATCAAGAAATTTCAGGCTTGGCAGGCATGAGAGTTCTTCACTAAAGGAAGATATAAGGTTATATTGCAGTTGAAGTTCTCTCAAACCGGGGAAGATTGGTTGGTTTTGGTCGGTGCATGTTTCCGGAAAAAACTCTAACTTGTTACTGCTAATGTCCAAGTATTTAAAAGGAAGAGTGCATGTGCAGTTTAAACGTTTCAAACTGGATCCAAACAAACTGAGATACCGTATCGTTCCTAAAACACAGAAGACGGTCATGTCATACGTTGACACGTGTGATTCACCAAGCCAAAGGTACGAAACGTTAGTCGTAATGTTGCGAAACTCCTTCACATCGAGAGCACCTAACACGGTCTGTCCTGCTGCTAGCCCCTGCAAACCCGGTATCATCAGCGCGTTCCTGATAGCTTCCTGTGACTGTAGGGGGTTGGCCGCAATGCTCAAACATGTCAGATTTGTCAGTTTGCTGAAAATACTTCCGTCGATCCAAgtgattttattttctgcaagcACCAAATAAGCGATGTATGTCACATTGTCGAAGAATCCTTGGTTTAGTTCTTCAGACAGGAGCAGGTTTCTTCTAAATGCAAGATGCTGGACCGATGTTGGAAGCTGCGGAATGTACCTCACTTTATGCACCTCAGTGAAATCCCCACTACAGGTTGCATAGGTCGGTTTGTCTGGCTCGGCGAAGCCACAGCACTGGCACAAACTATCCCCGCATGTCTCTGTGTCCATAAACATGACACCGCAAGTGTACCTAGTCCGCACACATGCCAGGAAAGCTGGATCAATCGCGCCATGG
The Littorina saxatilis isolate snail1 unplaced genomic scaffold, US_GU_Lsax_2.0 scaffold_1841, whole genome shotgun sequence DNA segment above includes these coding regions:
- the LOC138955430 gene encoding toll-like receptor 2 → MGVVILLFLLQGVLVSAGHVTRFKGHSSRSSVNIQHSSRHGAIDPAFLACVRTRYTCGVMFMDTETCGDSLCQCCGFAEPDKPTYATCSGDFTEVHKVRYIPQLPTSVQHLAFRRNLLLSEELNQGFFDNVTYIAYLVLAENKITWIDGSIFSKLTNLTCLSIAANPLQSQEAIRNALMIPGLQGLAAGQTVLGALDVKEFRNITTNVSYLWLGESHVSTYDMTVFCVLGTIRYLSLFGSSLKRLNCTCTLPFKYLDISSNKLEFFPETCTDQNQPIFPGLRELQLQYNLISSFSEELSCLPSLKFLDLSNNMIGGYTGQPFSAASVPKLNTLVLSNQCNVANSFAISDYTFTNPSLRVLILDGSGINFKGQLSPGFNKVFANDTIEYLSLAQNNFENVEDAEFLEIFGHLPLKTLILSSNVFNSFSMKTLSHFENLSTLYLASIDLSSVSDGLFDFMTSLKYLELSDNKITTIGENTFSPETRERLTFLSLAKNPFICSCDLLWFAQWYASNPRLFGSNTDYTCDNLPGVTVANYSLTVQPCLLSHAMNVAIIVTCSVLIVTLTTLILLAHFHWHIRLALYEAFMGRGDVRKLRLLADHFDYDVFVSYAKEDLPWVYGKLMPELEGRLGLRLCVHERDFIPGNNIVDNIVECVQSSKKILMVFSKDFVRSQWCQFELTYSMNHVMDYDDALIIVCMDDVVSHDMTAVMMAALRTTTYIQWEELEDVDCVSVGTSSPRSARDRWTSWCVVLQTCM